The following are from one region of the Flavobacteriaceae bacterium UJ101 genome:
- a CDS encoding signal recognition particle receptor FtsY (Involved in targeting and insertion of nascent membrane proteins into the cytoplasmic membrane. Acts as a receptor for the complex formed by the signal recognition particle (SRP) and the ribosome-nascent chain (RNC); Belongs to the GTP-binding SRP family. FtsY subfamily.), with the protein MRWLFLVYLRMTWFKNIFSKEKKETLDKGLEKSQTSFFGKISRAVAGKSKVDDEVLDDLEEVLITSDVGVDTTLKIIERIEKRVERDKYVGTSELNKILKEEIMGLLSENESEESTDTFSVPVHQNGVPHVIMIVGVNGVGKTTTIGKLAAQFKKEGKKVVLGAADTFRAAAVDQLVIWSERVGVNIVKQDMGSDPASVAFDTLQSAKAQNADVVLIDTAGRLHNKVNLMNELSKIKRVMQKVIPNAPHDVMLVLDGSTGQNAFEQAKQFAAATDISSLTVTKLDGTAKGGVVIGISNEFQIPVRYIGVGEGIDDLQIFNKYEFVDSFFGNKVL; encoded by the coding sequence TTGAGGTGGCTTTTTTTAGTATATTTGCGTATGACTTGGTTTAAAAATATTTTTTCAAAAGAAAAAAAAGAAACATTAGATAAAGGGTTAGAAAAATCACAAACTTCATTTTTCGGGAAGATTTCTCGTGCAGTAGCTGGAAAGTCAAAAGTGGATGATGAAGTTTTGGATGATTTAGAAGAAGTATTGATCACTTCAGATGTAGGGGTGGATACAACACTGAAAATTATTGAACGTATTGAAAAACGTGTAGAAAGAGATAAATACGTAGGTACTTCAGAATTGAATAAAATTCTGAAAGAAGAAATAATGGGACTTTTGTCAGAAAATGAATCAGAAGAATCAACCGATACATTTTCAGTACCTGTACACCAAAATGGTGTGCCACATGTTATCATGATTGTAGGAGTAAATGGAGTTGGGAAAACAACAACCATAGGAAAATTAGCTGCTCAATTCAAAAAAGAAGGTAAAAAAGTAGTGCTAGGAGCAGCAGATACGTTCCGAGCAGCTGCAGTTGATCAATTAGTTATTTGGTCTGAAAGAGTTGGAGTTAATATAGTTAAACAAGATATGGGCTCAGATCCTGCTTCAGTAGCATTCGATACATTACAAAGTGCTAAAGCTCAAAATGCAGATGTTGTTTTAATTGATACAGCCGGAAGATTGCATAATAAAGTTAATTTGATGAATGAATTGTCAAAAATAAAAAGAGTAATGCAGAAAGTGATTCCTAATGCACCACATGATGTTATGCTTGTTTTAGATGGTTCTACAGGTCAAAATGCTTTTGAACAAGCAAAACAATTTGCTGCTGCAACCGACATTTCATCATTAACTGTAACAAAGCTTGACGGAACGGCAAAAGGAGGTGTAGTTATTGGAATATCAAATGAATTTCAAATACCTGTACGTTATATAGGCGTAGGAGAAGGTATTGATGATTTACAGATATTTAATAAATATGAATTCGTAGATTCCTTTTTTGGGAATAAAGTCTTATAA
- a CDS encoding 50S ribosomal protein L33 (Belongs to the ribosomal protein L33P family.), with product MAKKGNRIQVILECTEHKDSGLGGTSRYITTKNKKNTPDRIELKKYNPIMKKYTIHKEIK from the coding sequence ATGGCTAAAAAAGGAAATAGAATTCAAGTTATTTTAGAATGTACAGAACATAAAGACAGTGGTCTAGGTGGTACATCTCGTTATATTACAACAAAGAATAAAAAAAATACTCCAGATCGTATTGAATTAAAAAAATATAATCCGATCATGAAGAAGTATACCATACATAAAGAAATTAAATAA
- a CDS encoding 50S ribosomal protein L28 (Belongs to the ribosomal protein L28P family.) — MSRICQLTGKKVMVGNNVSHAKNRTKRSFNVNITKKRFYVPSEDKWITLKVSAAGIKLVNKVGINEALKRAKEKGLM; from the coding sequence ATGTCAAGAATTTGTCAACTAACAGGTAAAAAAGTAATGGTGGGAAACAATGTTTCTCACGCTAAAAATAGAACCAAGAGAAGCTTTAATGTAAATATTACAAAAAAGCGTTTTTATGTTCCTTCTGAAGATAAGTGGATTACTCTAAAAGTATCTGCCGCTGGTATTAAATTAGTGAACAAAGTAGGGATAAATGAAGCTCTAAAAAGAGCAAAAGAAAAAGGTTTAATGTAA